TGAGATCTGCTTCGAGGTGGCTGTGAAGACCAGGTGAGGCACAACACGCCCCAAGCAGAACCTCGAGACCCATGAGGGAAGCCCCCATAATGGCAGCAAGAGGGTGGTCTTCACTCTCTGAACCCCTGCCCCATCCATTGGGTACCCACCTCCATCGTGTATGTCTTGCCAGCACCCGTCTGGCCATAGGCGAAGATGCAGACGTTGAAGCCGTCGATGCAGGAGGTGATCAGGGCCTGCACCTCCTGGAACACCTGCAGAGGGGCCGTGGGATGGAGGGTGCGGGGCTGCCAAGGCTGCTGGGATCAGGGGCCCCCACCAGCATCTCCCCCTGACCACTCCCCACCTTTGGCAACAATATAGCACATGTTATTGTGGGCAACAAGGTCACTATGGAGGAATTTGTGACTAATAAATCACTTACACTAGAAATCAGTGGGCAATCTCATTGCTCTGCTGTTCTGAAAGGAAGTTACTATCCAGCAGCACCTAAGAAAAGGGCCACCCAGCTCCGGAGCTCTGGAGCCCTTCCCCAGCTTCTCCCCTTCTCAAGGTGGGTCAGCAAATGAAGGCAGAGCCACACTCACATCCTGCTGTGAGGCCCGTGGGGAGAAGACCTTGTCCAGCTCAAAGGAGACAGGCTTTCCTTTGTGTAGTAAGTGAATGATGGAGTCATCGTCAGGATCAAAGGTCACAGCACTGGTCGACTCGGGCCCTTCCCCGTCCTCTTTGGTGACTGGCCGGACACGGGCAATCACCCGGATGTTCCCTGGATTGGatcagggaggagagaagggtacAGGAGAGGTCAAGACCAGACTGCCTCCACACTGGTGTCCATAGCTGGCTAGTGGCTCAGGAGCCCTCTGCCTTCTAAGCAAGGCCTCCAGGACAAGGTGGTCCAAAAAGCTGTTATCAGTCACTCACACTATAGTATGAATTCACGTATCAAAATACTTTCTTGTTGAGCAAACCGGCTGAGGGTAGGAGCCTCATCTTGGGGACATGGAGGAAAAGTCAGTTGTGGGGCTCAGACATTGCACCCAGTTTGGGTGGGATACCATAACGGACAACTCTTTACAcatctggacttcagtttcctcagctacaCAAAGAGGGGCTTAGGTCCCAGTTAGCCATGGGGCTTGTTCTATCACTCTTAGAAGGGCACTGGCAATGCCAGGACAGGGCTTGGGAATCAGATGGGCAGACAGGACCAGGCAGAGGGTGCATGACTGGTAGCACATGGAATGCACACAGGCAACAGGGGAGATCCAGGGGTGTTTGGGGCACAGATCTGATCATGCCACCCCCTTGGCTTCATGCCATTAGGTGGGATCCCAGAGCTCCTAAAAGGAAAACTCTCCACCACAACCAGCAtggccctgccttccctccccctgtCCACTCCAGCTCACAGTCCAGGTCTCAGTCCTagcttcccctcctccaggaagccccccaaTACTCCCAACTGTCAGATACCCAGAGGCTCACAGaggccctccccagcccaggtaaAGGGGCAGTGATGGGGTTCTCTGGGTGGATAATGATCACTTTCTGCTCCCCCAGCTGAAATGAGTACCGTGAGGGCAGGGATGGGTTATGTGGGGCCCACAGCCATATCCTCTCAGTGTCTGAACAGCAcccggcacagagcaggcactcccTAGACCTGTGTGCAGTGAATGGGTGGTGTCTCAAGCTTGACCAGGCTCTAAGTTACAAGTGGCATTCCAGCCACCCACCACCACTACTTCaatccccacccctcagccaccTGGTAGCCTGCCACGGGCATTGGGGCAGAGTTGGAGAGATCCCAGGTGGACCACTAGCCATGCAGTTTTGAGCAAATCCCctgtgacttctctgtgccttggtttccttatctacaAAGATGGAATCACAGTCGCTCCTCAGTGACAGGGCACAGTTCCATGGAGTGCTGCTGGGGGCCGTGGGGAAGGGCAGATCACCTCCGAGGTAGGTCAGGGGCCCCTCTGCTGGGcaccccccagcccacccagcaGTCACCTTTCAGCCGCACCAGCTCATTGTGGCACTTCTTACGCAGCTGCAGCTCCCGGCGGTATTTGCGCAGCAGCTCCTGGTTGTTGCTGTTGACCTCCTCGATGGCCTGGCCGATCTGGTAGGGGACGCGCAGTGCCGTCAGGGGGTCAGCTCCATCAGCCTCGCTGGCCCAACTGCCTGTCCCCGACAGGCTGCTCACTGCCTCCCTCCCGCCTGGGCTGAGGACTCAACGTCAGATTTTCCCAATAACCCCTCTGGGTAGGTACTGAGAccaggcccattttacagaggaagaaactaagcCCCAGAGAGGCTAAACCAATAGCTCAAGGTTGCTCTGCTGATGGGTAAATAGGACTCAGCCTTCACTCCAGAGCACCAGCACCTGGCTGACCACATGATTCAGCTGGacccaaatcccagctctaccctGAGGAGCTGGGAGACCAGAAGCAACTGGCTCTATGGCTTCCAgccttttctcatctgtaaaatgggtataacaaCATCGAACCTGTGGATCTATAGGAGCTGGTAGGTAAAAATGGCCAGGTTACATTTCATAAGGAAAAGAACAAGCTGCAGACCACTCGTACACCTGCTCCCCTCTGCTGGGTGAAAGGGAAGTGTGCATACATGTATGTATCCATCAGCAGTTTTCATCATGCTCAGAACACCCTTCAGGGGAAATACTGGGAGACCAGCTGCCTTCGAGGAGCAGGCTGGGTGGCAGAGAGaagcctctcctttcctttctgtggAGTTTGTACTTTCAACATGTCTGTGTATTATtgacacaattttttaaaggagaactGTTTTCGATTCCCAAAATATATCAGTCTCTCTATCCTGCAGAGCTGTCATACAGATTCAAGGAGCCGACGGCTATAAACAGCTCGGCACGTAGGAGGCACTTAAGAGACATTGGCTATTCTCATACTGTGCAAGTACAGCTTGAAAAAGTTGAATTAAACCTAACAGATGTAAGAATATATGTAGCATGTTTGAGATATAAAGCTCTGCCCAGCATGTACTGGACATAAAGCTGTATGTAACTTGTTTGGCTTTAAGAGTCATAACAAGACAGATGCCCAAATTACCTTCCCCCGACCAGACAGTTTTTCAAGCAGGGTCTGGGGACGgcagtgtgtgtgggaggggcgCTGCCGTCGGGGGAGCTCTGGCTGAGTGTTTGCAGGGAGCGCTGGGCAGGCGCCGCAGCTGCCTGTGCGGCCCGTGCTCACCTCGGCCTTGACGCTCCTGAGCGCCTCCTGTAGCAGCAGAGGGAAGCCGCGCACCTGGCGCTTCAGCCCGTTGTAGTCATTGGTCAGGGTCCGCAGGGCGGGCTGCAGTGTCAGCAGGTTGGTCCGGACGCCTGCAGGGACACCAGGGGTGTGAGGCAGACCGGGTGAAGGGCTGCCTCACGGGGCAGGCTAAGGCCCAGGCTGCCAGCTCACCTGCCAGGTTCTCGTGCACGGCCTTCATCTCCACCTGGGCTCTGGCAAAGGCCTCCTCGATGGCCCGGTTCTTGTCCTCCTCCAGGGACTGCATCTCCTCCAGCATCTGCCCATGTGCCCGCTCCAGCTCCGACTCGTACATGGCGATCTGGCAGCCAGGCCGGAAGCTCAGTGCCGCAGCCATGGGAGGGAAAGAAGCCCCACCCCTCACGCCTGGCACATGTGAACACCCACACCAGAGGGGAAGGGTTGCCATCTCTCCCTGAAAAGGCTGGGAGCTCCGTGCATCTACTACTGCCCAGCATTAGGCTGGCACCAACCTGGGTCCAGGCACATAACAGCTGCACAAGCCACGGGCCCCAAGAGAGCAGGGGAGAGCATTCATCATGATACTGACTAGAGCATCCTTCCAAGAGTGtgtgtgctgggctctgagcAAAGGGCCTCTTGAGCCCCACTGGGAGCTGGGTTCTGTTGGAACCCAAGTGCTCAGCCGCTGCACCGAGCAAAGGCCGGCCTCTGGCGTTCGAACCCCACGCGCACATGCTCCCCTGATAGACACGCGCCCCCTCACTTGGCCCGCGCACCTGCGCCCGGAGCTGCACAGTCAGCTGGTGAGAGctctgcagctgctgctccaTCTCCTTCAGCACCTGCCTCTGCATGGCCACCTGCTCCTGCAGGTGCTGGTTCCGGGCCTGGGACTCACTGAGGGCCTGCTTGGTCTTGGATGACTCCACCTCCACCGTCTTGATGACGTACTGTGGGGGGAAGGACAGATGGGTACACCAAGGTGCGTAGGTGCCTTGACCTCACCCTGGGGTCCTGAGGGGACCCTTAGGAACATCCCACCAACAGCCTCCAGAATACTAGAGGAGCCATGAGGTCCCGGCTCTCCAGAGCGCTGTAAGGGCCTCCTGGAATCTTCTCATCTTAATGAGCCTGGCTGTGGCCAGAGACTGGGCACAGAACAGACAAGAAGGGCAAAGACAAGGGCAGAATCTAACAATGCATCACGTCCATGCCTGTCACACGGGCACCTCAAGCATCAGATGCTGGATACCTAGACATGCCTGGCCCTGTACAGCAAGAAGGGGAAGGGATAAGACTGAGTGCAGACCTGGAGGTACTCATGCCTACTTAGTCACCAAGACAAGCCCCTCCTATGTCTGGCCCATCCTGGGCTCCAGGGATCAGAGCTGAGGCACAGTCCAGGGGTGCACAGGGTCCTGCATGCGGCTTCCTGGCCCCAGGCTCACCTTGACGGGTGGTGACTGGGCCCGCAGGCTGGCAATAGTCTCGTGGCTATCGCGCAGGCGTCGGCTGAGCCGCTCCTCCTCCTGCGCCTTCTCGGCCAGGCAGTCCTTGAGCCGCAGCTCCACCTCGGCCAGCCGGTCAGTCTTCTGCTGCACCTCCAGATTCAGCTCTGACAGCATGCCTTTGTTCTCCGCCACCTCCAGCTGTAGCTGGGACAGCTTGTCACGGAGCTGGGCACTCTCCTGTAGAGGAGGCACGGGGGGCGGGACAGGTGTGAGGGAGGTAGATGGGGACTAGCAAGCAAGAGCCACTGGTAAGAACTGGGGTGACTGTTGGGAGTAGAGCCCCCTGGGACCACCCTGGTCCTGGGCTCACCTGGCTGTGCTCGCAGCCCGTGCAGGGGGCTGCTGGCTTGGCCCGCAGCTCCTGCAGCTCCGCCTCGCAGCGCCGCATCTCCTGCCTCAGTCGCTCATTCTCCACCATCAGCAGGTCCCGGTGCTTCTCCAAGTCGGTGCCTCCCTGCAGAGAGCCAGAGCCGAGTGGGGGCATGTGGTGAGGGCAGATCAGGGGAAAGACGGAGCAAGGAGGCAGAGACAGTGCAAGGGccggggagagaggagaggctgtggaaaaagagaggagaaaagagaaagaaaggccagtgatggagaaaagacagaaggGGCTCCAGAGGAGATAAAGACAAAGATaagacagaggagaggaagagacagagaaaggtggTGAAACAGGAACCGCTCCCGGCTGCATCCGCCCCTTTCATTCTATTTTCCTGAGTGTGAAAGTAACAAGGAAAGTAGTATTTATACACAGAGTTCACACTCCACTTTACATCAGCGAACAAGAATTAACCTCCCTCCCTTATGGGTCACATGGCCTCTGAGGGCACAGTGAGTGGTGACTGGTATCCAGGGAGTGTTTCTGGGATAGGATGCTGCCCCGCTTGGGTGGGACCTGAGGGCTTGGAGGAGATGGGGTGACACCCCTCACGTGGAAGTGTCGGTATGCACAGGGACGggccagcccccccaccccctcaggatGGCACTGTCAAGCTCACCAGCTCCGATCGAAGGCGGCTCACTTCCTGGGCCTGGCTTATAAGCTTCTCCTTCAGGTTTTCTACCTGCCAACACAAAGCCGGGGCACAGTGAGCTTTGTTCCTCACCTCCAGCCCACTCCCCAAGCCTCTTGCCCAaccccacagccccagccctcTCTTCAGGTGCCTGGTCCTGACAGCCCTCAGCACCCTCTCCCATCCCAGGACCCAGCCAGCCTGGGCTCTCAGGAAAGTCTGGGGAGCAAATGCAGCAGAGGTGGCCCTGGCGCCACCCAGGGTCCACGCCAGGTGCAGCACACCGGGAGACTCAGGAGGCTGACCCTCAGGACGCCTGCCTTGCACAGGCCCCTGCCCAGGCTGCACCTACTTTTGTATTTGcaattgtgtatcttttttttttcttaaaagggcCCCCAAATTGTATAAACACCAGGCACTACGAGACCTGGATCGGTCCTCAATCAGCCCCTAGAATTTTCCACTTTGAGTGGTTCCTGGTGAGTCTGCCTGTGGAGACAGATCTACCAATGACCAGGGCACATTTGTGGCCTGTGTCCACCCTAGCTCCCAGTCTGCCTTCCCAAAGCGCCGTGGCCAGTGGAGGCTGTTAGAAAGAGAAGGGGTGTGCACCCCATCAGGAGACAAGAGTGACCTGGCTCggccagagggcagggcagggaaacCAGCCCTGAGAGAGCAAGGTCCCCGCGGGCCGGGACCCTTATCCACATCAGCCCACCTCCAGGAATCTGCCTTCAGGAAATAACCCCAAATACAAAGATTTTGGCACCAGCATTCATCAGAGCaggtttgggctttttttttttgcagaacatTCTGTGATGACCACACCGCATGATGGAAAAGGTACGGTGAGAGTCAGACTCACTCCGTGGAGGATAAGGAGGTGCAATTTACACGAGCAGGCCACGAAACACTGGGCTCTTATTGCCTCACATCAGGGGACAAAGTCCACTGCCCACAGGGGCCGGCCAGGTCAGGTGGGTGAGGGGCAGTGCAGGGCTGGACGCCCTGCAGCCACCTGAAGGAGGCAGAGGACTGTAGCTGAGCAGAGACACAGGCCCAGTGTCACCAAATTTCTGATCTTTCAAGAGAGGCCAGACATTGGGATTTTCAGGGTGTGTGTGGACATCGCTGAGATGTCATCAGCAGTCTGGGGGCTCAGAGCCCACTgtctcctggggctggaggaggcagctgaACCACATATCAGACGCTGCCTCTTTGAGCAGTTGGGGCGGGGGCAGTGGGTCCACAGGCTGCATCTCGCCTCCAAGGGAAAGGCCAGTGACACCAGCGCTGCACACTTGTAGCTGGAGGGGCGGATTTCAAGACCCAAgacccagagaggggctgggaggccctACCTGGATGCCCAAGGCCTCCTGGTGGACAAGCAAGTGATTTGAGGGCTGCGACCGAGAAGGTCACTgtcacctcccccacccttcctggTCCCTTCCTGGCAACGCGCTGGGCATGGACCAAGCCAGCAGTAAAGCCTGTGCCGCTCCTCTGCCCGCTCCAATCCCTCTTCTGTTAAGAGCCTGGTGCATGCAGGGCTCAGTTCCTTCACCCTAGAGGGCAGTGAGGGACGGTTTGAATAAGGCCAACTTTCATTCCTTAGTCATGAAATTGGGAATAACCTGAATGCCCAACATTAGGGGATGGTCAGTGAATTATAGTACATTCACTCATAGACTTAGTTTATCAGGAGTTTTAAATGACGTGGGGAAAGGCTCCTCAACAtataaagtcaaagaaaaatccaaaaacaaaattgAGTATGCAATACAAAAAGCAGAGGTCCTTGGACTGCAGAATTGTGTTTGACAAATTCTTTACACTTTGCAGGGTAAAGAATATGTATTCAAATAATATGTATTCCTCTTGCACTCTCCCCATCCTCATACAGGTGGATTCTACCTCCTTTCGAAAAGCTGCTGGCcccccatctcccttccctccctcagaaATCACCCCAGGGAGATTCACTTGCACTGAGCTGGTTCCCCACACAGGCTGCCTCCTCAGCATCGGGCCAGGTGTGCTCTGACCTCTTCTGTCCCCAGCACCACTGACACTCAGACCTCGATGCAGTGAAAGAGGGGTCTTCCAGTGTTTACATGGGGGTCAGGATGCCTGCCTGCCGCCTGCCTGCAGTCCAGTTCCTGTTCTCTTCTTACATCACAATTGGAACTCTAGGTGTTCCTAGCCTCTGTCTGCAACCTCTGAGGGGCGTCCCCAAAGGAGGTGGCTGCCAAGTGGGGTGGGCTGAGGGTGGTGCTAGGGGATGAGGAAGAGGCTGCAAAAGACCCTTTTTGTCAGAGGTGTCCGACACTCAGTCATCTCTGGCTTGTCTCAGGTAGTGGGGGGACACAGCCCACCAATGCTGCAGGGGGGCTTGTCAGGCACAAACCACCCGACGGTGCACGGTGACTGCGCCCTGGCCGGCTAGCTCCCTTTGGGGCTGGGAAATAAGAACACGTGCTGCCCAGGGGTGGGACCCTTGCCCTCCACCCAGAGGGATCGCTTTGGGAGGGCCAGGggtcgggggggtgggggggaagacGGCAGTTAGTCTCAGCCTGGAAGGGGGAACAGGTGGGAAAACAGTGggcaaagagacagagagagaaccgCAGCTGGGAGGCGGGCTCGGAAGGGTGAAGCTGACCAGAGAGCAGCGCCTTCTGCGGGAGGAAGGCACCTCTTTCACCCTCCCGGCACAGCTCTGAGTCAGCCCTGGTACTTGCATCTGTATGCAAAGAGGGGACGTACCTTCTCCATCAGCTCAGAAGGTGACCAGCACACAGCAAACAGTGAACCTGAAGCAACAGTGAGGGGGCAGCACACACGCTCCTGAGCGCAAAAAGCAGGGCCAAAGGGGCAAACGGGCTCCTGACAGGCTGTTGTGACAGTCCCAGGACAGCCTGAGGTCAACCCCAGGGTCAAGAAGGGACCAGGCTGGATTTGTGCAACAGCCCTCCCCAGGGTTCCTCCCCTCTGGCTCCTTGTCAGCTGGAGAAACTGAGCCACGGGCCTGGTGCAGGGGGTGCCCCCGGGGAAGAACTGGGAGCTGGGGCCTATCTGCTGACCTGACCCAAACCCACGGTTATATCTCCCAGGAGAAGTGGGCTCAGCAGAGGGTGGGGCTGCCGTGCACAGGTCTGTGTTTTCCCAGCTGTCTGCTCCTCTTGACACGGACAACCTACTGATTACCTCCCTACCTCCCACCAAGCCTGGCCTTCCATCAACAGCCGTCTTCCGAGGAACGGAGAGCTCTCCCAGGGACAAGACCGAGGCGTTGCTGAACTGAGAAGGCAAGAGGGTCTGGGATCCAGAAGGTCCCAAGGAAACACTGCCCAGAGGCCCGAGGGGAAGCCCAGGGAAGCACCCCATCCTGTTCCCAACACTCCGCCTCCCGTGAGACCTGACTGCTGGCTACATACATGACCACTGACCAGGCCCGTCTGGCCACGTCCATCCCATCCTGCTTCCACTGCCAACTTTTCCTTCTGCCATTGCGGGGCAGTTGAGAACATGGATTCTCAGGCCAGATTGCCCAGGTTTCTAATACAATCATCACCCTACCTGGCAGACAACCTTGGACACCAAGCCTCTCCATTCCTTAGCTGTGGAATGAGGCTGCCTCATTGAGGACATcttgaagattaagtgagattaaatgagataatataggTAAAGTGCTTACTTAGGACAGGGCCCTGCATGTAAGAAGTTCTATTATTAGAATGAAAGTCTGTGAAGGCAGGGGCATTTGTCTGTTGCTTCAGCATTATACTCCCTgagaacatagtaggtgctcagtaaacgtgTGGAAAGAGCGCTGAATGCATGAGGGGCCAGGAGAAGCAGGGTCTGTGAGTGAGTGAGCTGTCAGACAGGGCGCGGGGCAGTAGGGGTGGTGGAGGCTGGGCACGCTGCAGGATGCTCACTTCCACCAAAGGCAGGAGCTGCTACTGGGTGGCATGTGGGAACGTCAGCCCAGAGATGCCATATCTTCCAAAATTTTATGACAAAAAAGGAAGTCCAGATTTTTATGGGAACTTAACTAAGATTTAAATGGTGGCAACtaatttgatcatttaaaaaagcaGGCCAATGggaacaaataaaagaatacagcaaagttgcaggatacgacacataaaaatcagttgtgtttctgtacactaacaCTGAACaacccaaaaaggaaattaagaaagtcattccacttacaatagcatcagaaagaataaaatatttaggaataaacttaaccaaggaggcaaaagacttgtacactgaaaactacaaaactttgctggaagaaataaaagatgataccggtaaatggaaagacatcctgcaTTCATAGACTGGAGACAATACTGTTAAGCTGTcagtactacccaaagcaatctacagattcaatgtaatctctgTCTAAATCCCACTGACACTTTTTGCAGAAGTAGAAAAATCTATCTTAAATTTCATATGAAATCTCAAAGGACCcctaatagccaaaacaatcttgaaaaggaagaacaaagttggagaactaacactttctgacttcaaaacttactaaagagctacagtaatcaaaacagtgtggtactggcataaagacagatatatggctcaatggaacagaatagagaccctCAAAATAAACcctcaattgattttcaacaagggtgccaagacattcagtggggaaaggacagtcatttcaacaaatggtgctggggaaactggatatccacatgcaaaagaatgaagctggacccttacATAACaccttatattaaaaattaactcaaaatggatcaaagacctaaacgtataagctaaaactataaaactcttagaagaaaacatacaggaaaagcttcatgacattagatttggcaatggtttcttgaTGTCAAAAGTAtaggcaataaaagaaaaaatagagaagctggacttcaccaaaataaaattttt
This region of Camelus ferus isolate YT-003-E chromosome 9, BCGSAC_Cfer_1.0, whole genome shotgun sequence genomic DNA includes:
- the KIFC3 gene encoding kinesin-like protein KIFC3 isoform X6 yields the protein MVENERLRQEMRRCEAELQELRAKPAAPCTGCEHSQESAQLRDKLSQLQLEVAENKGMLSELNLEVQQKTDRLAEVELRLKDCLAEKAQEEERLSRRLRDSHETIASLRAQSPPVKYVIKTVEVESSKTKQALSESQARNQHLQEQVAMQRQVLKEMEQQLQSSHQLTVQLRAQIAMYESELERAHGQMLEEMQSLEEDKNRAIEEAFARAQVEMKAVHENLAGVRTNLLTLQPALRTLTNDYNGLKRQVRGFPLLLQEALRSVKAEIGQAIEEVNSNNQELLRKYRRELQLRKKCHNELVRLKGNIRVIARVRPVTKEDGEGPESTSAVTFDPDDDSIIHLLHKGKPVSFELDKVFSPRASQQDVFQEVQALITSCIDGFNVCIFAYGQTGAGKTYTMEGTTENPGINQRALQLLFSEVQEKASDWEYTITVSAAEIYNEVLRDLLGQEPQEKLEIRLCPDGSGQLYVPGLTEFQVQSVEDINKVFEFGHTNRTTEFTNLNEHSSRSHALLIVTVRGVDCSTGLRTTGKLNLVDLAGSERVGKSGAEGSRLREAQHINKSLSALGDVIAALRSRQGHVPFRNSKLTYLLQDSLSGDSKTLMVVQVSPVEKNTSETLYSLKFAERVRSVELGPGSRRAELGSWSSQEHLEWEPACQTPQPSARAHSAPGSGTTSRPGSIRRKLQPSGKTRPLPV
- the KIFC3 gene encoding kinesin-like protein KIFC3 isoform X5, giving the protein MNVEKTGGRLFGSGRRSSLSGPPGAAPVVHRMVEAMSQLQEEKAQLQEELVALRERLAVRDSDRQATSTQLQHQVENLKEKLISQAQEVSRLRSELGGTDLEKHRDLLMVENERLRQEMRRCEAELQELRAKPAAPCTGCEHSQESAQLRDKLSQLQLEVAENKGMLSELNLEVQQKTDRLAEVELRLKDCLAEKAQEEERLSRRLRDSHETIASLRAQSPPVKYVIKTVEVESSKTKQALSESQARNQHLQEQVAMQRQVLKEMEQQLQSSHQLTVQLRAQIAMYESELERAHGQMLEEMQSLEEDKNRAIEEAFARAQVEMKAVHENLAGVRTNLLTLQPALRTLTNDYNGLKRQVRGFPLLLQEALRSVKAEIGQAIEEVNSNNQELLRKYRRELQLRKKCHNELVRLKGNIRVIARVRPVTKEDGEGPESTSAVTFDPDDDSIIHLLHKGKPVSFELDKVFSPRASQQDVFQEVQALITSCIDGFNVCIFAYGQTGAGKTYTMEGTTENPGINQRALQLLFSEVQEKASDWEYTITVSAAEIYNEVLRDLLGQEPQEKLEIRLCPDGSGQLYVPGLTEFQVQSVEDINKVFEFGHTNRTTEFTNLNEHSSRSHALLIVTVRGVDCSTGLRTTGKLNLVDLAGSERVGKSGAEGSRLREAQHINKSLSALGDVIAALRSRQGHVPFRNSKLTYLLQDSLSGDSKTLMVVQVSPVEKNTSETLYSLKFAERVRSVELGPGSRRAELGSWSSQEHLEWEPACQTPQPSARAHSAPGSGTTSRPGSIRRKLQPSGKTRPLPV
- the KIFC3 gene encoding kinesin-like protein KIFC3 isoform X4; translation: MVPSRRTWNLGATPSLRGLWRVGRAGEPELRMARPAPAGPAARPFPHTGPGRLRTGRGKDTPAGGDEDSGTRSAARPALAQCRALSVDWAGPGSPHKLYLTVQVENLKEKLISQAQEVSRLRSELGGTDLEKHRDLLMVENERLRQEMRRCEAELQELRAKPAAPCTGCEHSQESAQLRDKLSQLQLEVAENKGMLSELNLEVQQKTDRLAEVELRLKDCLAEKAQEEERLSRRLRDSHETIASLRAQSPPVKYVIKTVEVESSKTKQALSESQARNQHLQEQVAMQRQVLKEMEQQLQSSHQLTVQLRAQIAMYESELERAHGQMLEEMQSLEEDKNRAIEEAFARAQVEMKAVHENLAGVRTNLLTLQPALRTLTNDYNGLKRQVRGFPLLLQEALRSVKAEIGQAIEEVNSNNQELLRKYRRELQLRKKCHNELVRLKGNIRVIARVRPVTKEDGEGPESTSAVTFDPDDDSIIHLLHKGKPVSFELDKVFSPRASQQDVFQEVQALITSCIDGFNVCIFAYGQTGAGKTYTMEGTTENPGINQRALQLLFSEVQEKASDWEYTITVSAAEIYNEVLRDLLGQEPQEKLEIRLCPDGSGQLYVPGLTEFQVQSVEDINKVFEFGHTNRTTEFTNLNEHSSRSHALLIVTVRGVDCSTGLRTTGKLNLVDLAGSERVGKSGAEGSRLREAQHINKSLSALGDVIAALRSRQGHVPFRNSKLTYLLQDSLSGDSKTLMVVQVSPVEKNTSETLYSLKFAERVRSVELGPGSRRAELGSWSSQEHLEWEPACQTPQPSARAHSAPGSGTTSRPGSIRRKLQPSGKTRPLPV